In one window of Comamonas testosteroni DNA:
- a CDS encoding branched-chain amino acid ABC transporter substrate-binding protein gives MHPRISTPLAAVALACASLVHAQPATVVKIASLDAMSGPMAGLGLNVLKSFQYSARLANEQSWAGAVKFEVVPFDNRLSAQEALSQLNSIIGQNIRYVVQGASSSAVGLALQEAIEKHNSRNPGKEIIYLNYAAQAPQMTNAKCSYWHFRTDANSDMKVAALTSYLAGQKQVKQVFLLNPNYAYGQEVSRAARSMLATKRPDLKIVGDDFHPLGQVKDYSPYIAKIKQSGADAVITADFGADLALIVRAAREAGLNTDFYTLNGNNFGVPSAMGAAGQGRVKLISAFSPNSEPLISSPLLPGFKRQFNEDFINGLGHNAMLMLAQAMREAKSVEPAAVAARMSGMRFEGLNGPVEMRKSDHQAQQPIHVLSWEKVDGKTVVHDQEGTGLGWKPVSTVSAQTSSLDTSCNMKRPS, from the coding sequence ATGCACCCTCGTATTTCCACGCCCTTGGCAGCAGTGGCTCTGGCCTGCGCATCACTCGTTCACGCGCAGCCGGCCACGGTGGTGAAGATTGCCTCGCTGGATGCCATGAGCGGCCCCATGGCGGGATTGGGCCTGAATGTGCTCAAGAGCTTCCAGTACAGCGCCAGGCTTGCCAACGAACAAAGCTGGGCCGGTGCCGTGAAGTTCGAGGTCGTGCCCTTCGACAACCGCCTCTCCGCACAGGAGGCGCTGAGCCAGCTCAACTCCATCATCGGACAGAACATCCGCTATGTGGTGCAGGGTGCCAGCTCCTCGGCCGTGGGCCTGGCGCTGCAGGAGGCCATCGAAAAGCACAACAGCCGCAACCCCGGCAAGGAAATCATCTACCTGAACTATGCGGCCCAGGCACCGCAGATGACCAATGCCAAGTGCAGCTACTGGCATTTCCGCACCGATGCAAATTCGGACATGAAGGTGGCCGCGCTGACCTCTTACCTGGCCGGGCAAAAGCAGGTGAAGCAGGTCTTTCTGCTCAACCCCAACTATGCCTACGGCCAGGAAGTCTCGCGTGCCGCGCGCAGCATGCTGGCGACCAAGCGCCCCGACCTGAAGATCGTGGGCGATGACTTTCACCCGCTGGGCCAAGTCAAGGATTACTCACCCTATATCGCCAAGATCAAGCAATCCGGAGCCGATGCCGTCATCACTGCGGACTTCGGTGCCGATCTGGCGCTGATCGTGCGGGCTGCGCGCGAAGCGGGTCTGAACACGGACTTCTACACCCTCAACGGCAACAACTTCGGCGTGCCCAGCGCCATGGGTGCAGCAGGACAGGGCCGGGTCAAGCTGATCTCCGCCTTCAGCCCCAACTCTGAGCCGCTGATAAGCAGCCCGCTGCTGCCGGGCTTCAAGCGCCAGTTCAACGAGGACTTCATCAACGGCCTGGGCCACAACGCCATGCTGATGCTGGCCCAGGCCATGCGCGAGGCCAAGTCCGTGGAACCTGCCGCCGTGGCGGCCAGGATGTCGGGCATGCGCTTCGAAGGCCTCAACGGCCCCGTGGAAATGCGCAAGAGCGACCACCAGGCCCAGCAACCCATCCATGTGCTGAGCTGGGAAAAAGTGGACGGCAAGACGGTGGTGCATGACCAGGAAGGAACAGGCCTGGGATGGAAGCCTGTCAGCACGGTTTCCGCACAGACATCCAGCCTGGACACCAGCTGCAATATGAAGCGGCCCTCCTGA